A genomic segment from Nicotiana tabacum cultivar K326 chromosome 9, ASM71507v2, whole genome shotgun sequence encodes:
- the LOC107785134 gene encoding dicarboxylate transporter 1, chloroplastic yields the protein MASLALTSAVNLRLRPTPSQKSHLFSPQSLQSTQISKKTPSFLTSSFKNPLNLEKSLNLGKRSNLDKPRSVIIKASASTTPSAIVPPQQPWQGAAIKPLIASIATGIILWFIPAPAGVTKNAWQLLAIFLATIVGIITQPLPLGAVALMGLGACVLTKTLTFAAAFSAFGDPIPWLIALAFFFARGFIKTGLGNRIAYQFVSLFGSSSLGLGYSLVFSEALLAPAIPSVSARAGGIFLPLVKSLCVACGSNVGDGTEHKLGSWLMLTCFQTSVISSSMFLTAMAANPLSANLTLSTINQTIGWMDWAKAAIVPGLVSLIVVPLLLYIIYPPTVKSSPDAPRLAKEKLEKMGPMSKNEIIMAGTLLLTVGLWIFGSTLKVDAVTAAILGLSVLLITGVVTWKECLGEAVAWDTLTWFAALIAMAGYLNKYGLISWFSETVVKVVGGLGLSWQLSFGILVLLYFYSHYFFASGAAHIGAMFTAFLSVASALGTPPYLGALVLSFLSNLMGGITHYGIGSAPVFYGANYVPLAKWWGYGFVISIVNLIIWLGVGGIWWKAIGLW from the exons ATGGCGTCTTTGGCCCTCACCTCCGCCGTCAACCTCCGTCTCCGGCCAACCCCATCTCAAAAATCACACCTTTTTTCTCCCCAATCCCTACAATCCACTCAAATATCAAAAAAGACCCCATCTTTTTTGACTTCTTCATTCAAGAACCccttaaatcttgaaaaaagCTTGAATCTTGGAAAAAGATCGAATCTTGACAAACCCAGAAGTGTAATTATAAAAGCTTCAGCTTCTACTACTCCTTCAGCTATAGTTCCACCTCAGCAACCATGGCAAGGTGCAGCAATAAAGCCATTAATTGCATCCATAGCCACTGGAATTATCCTCTGGTTTATTCCTGCACCTGCTGGTGTTACTAAAAATGCATGGCAATTATTAGCCATATTTTTAGCTACAATTGTTGGGATTATAACTCAACCTTTACCTCTTGGTGCTGTTGCACTTATGGGACTTGGTGCTTGTGTTTTAACTAAAACACTTACTTTTGCAGCTGCATTTTCAGCTTTTGGTGATCCAATTCCATGGTTAATTGCACTTGCATTTTTCTTTGCAAGAGGTTTTATTAAAACTGGATTAGGGAATAGAATTGCTTATCAGTTTGTTTCATTGTTTGGTAGTAGTTCATTGGGTTTAGGTTATAGTTTGGTTTTTAGTGAAGCCCTTTTAGCTCCTGCTATTCCTTCAGTTTCAGCTAGAGCTGGTGGGATTTTCTTGCCTTTGGTAAAATCACTTTGTGTAGCTTGTGGAAGTAATGTAGGTGATGGAACTGAACACAAGTTAGGATCTTGGTTAATGTTGACTTGTTTTCAAACTTCTGTTATTTCATCATCCATGTTCTTGACAGCTATGGCTGCTAATCCTTTGAGTGCAAATTTGACACTTAGTACAATTAATCAAACAATTGGGTGGATGGATTGGGCTAAAGCAGCTATAGTTCCTGGTTTAGTGTCTTTGATTGTGGTTCCATTGCTTTTGTATATAATTTATCCGCCTACTGTGAAGAGTAGTCCGGATGCACCTAGGTTGGCTAAGGAGAAGTTGGAGAAAATGGGGCCAATGTCTAAGAATGAGATAATTATGGCTGGAACTCTGCTTCTTACG GTTGGTCTTTGGATATTTGGTAGCACATTAAAGGTTGATGCTGTTACTGCAGCAATTCTTGGACTATCTGTACTCCTTATCACCGGGGTTGTCACATGGAAAGAATGTTTGGGTGAGGCAGTTGCTTGGGACACTCTTACTTGGTTTGCTGCACTAATTGCGATGGCTGGTTATCTGAACAAATATGGTCTCATCTCTTGGTTTAGTGAAACTGTGGTCAAg GTTGTCGGTGGATTAGGACTTTCGTGGCAGTTGTCATTCGGAATTCTTGTTCTTCTGTACTTCTACTCTCACTACTTCTTCGCAAGTGGAGCTGCTCATATCGGAGCAATGTTCACAGCATTCTTATCCGTTGCTAGTGCACTAGGTACTCCACCATACTTGGGAGCGTTGGTGCTCTCTTTCCTCTCAAACCTTATGGGTGGCATTACTCACTATGGAATCGGATCAGCACCTGTATTCTACGGTGCAAACTATGTCCCCCTCGCAAAATGGTGGGGATACGGGTTTGTAATTTCCATCGTCAACCTTATAATCTGGCTTGGAGTCGGCGGAATTTGGTGGAAGGCCATTGGCTTGTGGTAG